GCCGCTCGCCACGTCCACCCCGAAGGGACGGACGGCGCGGACGGCCTCGGCCACGTTCTCCGGCGTGAGGCCTCCGGCCAGAAGCAGGCGGTGCCTGGCGGCCGCTTCGGCCGCAAGCTTCCAGTCGGAGAGTTTACCGGTGCCGCCGTAGGCGTCGCCGGTCCCCGAATCAGCAAGATGCAGGTAGACTTTATATGCGGCGAGGCGCTCCGCGTCCTCCCCAGAGCTGAGCGGCATAGCTTTTATCACCTCGCACGGCCAGTTGCGGCACATGTCCGGTGGCTCGTCGCCGTGGAGCTGAATCATGTCGAGCCCCGCCCTCACGACGGTGCGCTCGATGGCGGAGCGCCCGGCGTTCACGAACACGCCGACGCGCCGCACGCCGAGCGGAAGCCGCGCCGCCATGCTCGCCGCCTGCTCGACGGTCACGCAGCGCGGGCTTTTCTCGTAGAAGTTGAACCCGACCGCCCACGCCCCCAGGTCCACCGCAAGGAGCGCGTCCTCCTTGCGCGTGACGCCGCAAATCTTAATGACCATCACGCAGCCTCCCTTCCAAGGAGCTCGGCAAGCGCCGCGCCGGGCCGACCGGATTTTATCAAACGCGTTCCCACGAGGAATCCGCGGTAGCCGAGCCCGCGCAAAGTCTCCATCTCCTCGCGCGTTCGGATGCCGCTCTCGCTTATGAGCACGACGCCGTCGCGCCCGGCGTAGCGCGCCAGGCGCTTTGAAACTTCCAAATCGGTCTTGAGCGTCTGCAGGTCGCGGTTGTTGACACCGATGAGCACGGCGCCTTCCTTGAGCGCGGTCTCCGTCTCCCACTCCGTGTGCACCTCGACCAGGGCCGAAAGGCCCAACTCCCTGGCGGCCTGAAGCAAATCGTGAAGGCCGTCGCGGCCGAGGACGGATACAATCAGAAGTACGCAGTCGGCCCCGTAGACCCACGCCTGCGTAACCTGGTAGTCGTCCACGAAGAAATCCTTCATCAAAAGCGGAACGGAGACGTCTCTCCGTATGCGCGCGAGATAATCTATGTTTCCCTGAAAAAATTCCGGCTCCGTCAGGACGGAAATCGCTGCCGCGCCGTTCCGGGCATAGGCGTTCGCCACGTCGAGGGGGTTGAGGTTTTTTCCGATTTCCCCCTCGGAGGGCGTCGCGAGCTTCACCTCGGCGATGACGTGCAGGCCGTCTTCGCGAAAGGGCGCGGCGAAATCGAGCGGCTGGCGCGGCTCGAGATTCATCGTCCGGAGCGCGTCGCGAGAAATCTTCTCTTTCTCGCGCTCGACGCGCGCCCGCGTCGCGGCGACGATCTTGTCCACGACGCTCCGGCGCTGCACGAGAGGCTGGCTCATGAGGCGCCCTCCTTGCGGGTGCCGCGCAGCGCCTCGAGCACGCGGGCGGCGCCGCCCGAGTCGACGCTCTTTCGCGCCTCCTCGACGCCTTCCTTAATAGTGTTGGCGACGCCGGCCACACAGAGCGCCGCGGCGGCGTTGAATAAGGCGCCGTCGCGCAGCGGCCCTTTTTCTTCACCCCGGAGAACGGCTTCGAGTTTTTTTGCGTTTTCCTGCGCCGAGCCCCCGCGCAGCGCCTCGGCGGGGGCGCGCGCCAGGCCGACGTCCTCGGGAGAGACTTCCTCCCGCGAAACTTTTCCGCCCTCGAGACGGTGGACGGTGGTTTTTCCAGCAAGGGTGAGCTCGTCCATGCCGTCCTCGCCGTGCACCACGAGGGCCGCCTCGGCGCCCAGCAGGCCGAGCACCCGCGCGTAGGTTTCTGCGAACGCGGCATCGTAGATGCCCACGACCTGGCGGCGCACGCCGGCCGGATTGGCGAGTGGGCCGAGAAGGTTGAACACGGTGCGGACGCCGAGCTCCTTGCGGGGTTTTCCGACGTGTTTCATCGCGGGGTGGTAGAGAGGGGCGAAGAGGAACGCGAAGCCGTGGCGCTCGAGCGCCTCCCTGGCCTGTTCCGCCGGAAGGTCCAGGGGAACGCCGAGGGCCTCGAGCACGTCAGCGCTTCCCGAGCGGCTCGAGACGGCGCGGTTTCCGTGCTTGGCGACGGCTACGCCGGCGCCCGCGGCGACGAAAGCGGCCGCCGTCGAAAAATTGAAGCTCCCCATCCCGTCACCCCCGGTGCCGCACGTGTCGATGAGGGGCTCGCGGGAAACCTCGAGCTTCACGGCGGCGCGGCGCATGCCCTCGACGAAACCCGCAAGCTCTTCCGCCGTCGCGCCCTTCGTGCGCATGGCGCCGAGGAACGCCCCGATTTGGGCGTCCGTCGCCTCGCCCGAGATCAGGAAGGCCATCGCCTCGCGCGCGCCCTCGCGCCCGAGCGACTTTTTCTCAAACACCGTTTCCAGGGCCTTTCGGAATTCGCTCATGAGGTTACCTCCAGGAAATTTCTTAGAATCTTCTTCCCTTCCGTGGTCATGATGGACTCGGGGTGGAACTGCACGCCGAACACGGGATGTTTCCTATGGCGTAGGGCCTGGACGGTGCCGTCCTCGGCCTGGGCGACGAGCACAAGCTCTTTGGGAAATCTCTTGCGCGCAACGACCAGCGAGTGATAGCGCGTCGCCGTGAAGGGATTCGCGACGCCCCGGAAAATGCCTTTGCCGTCGTGGCGGATTTCCGAGGTCTTTCCGTGCATGAGGCGCCGCGCGCGCGTGATGCGGCCGCCGTAGGCCCGGCCGACCGCCTGGTGTCCGAGGCAGACGCCCAGGGTGGGCACCTTCGCCCCCAGCGCGCGAACCACGTCCACGCTCACGCCGGCGTCGTCGGGCGTTCCGGGGCCCGGGGAGATGATGATTTTTTCGGGACGCATCTTCTCAATCTCTTTGACCGTAACCTTGTCGTTTCGCACGACGCGCAGCCGCCCCCCCAGCTCGTACAGATACTGGTACAGGTTGTAGGTGAACGAATCGTAATTGTCAATCAAAAGGATCATATTGCGTTCTCCGCGAGTCGAATCGCCTCGAACATGGCACCGGACTTGCTCAAGACCTCCTGCCATTCGCGCTCGGGGCGCGAATCGGCCACGACGCCCGCGCCGGCCTGCACGACGGCCTCCCGTCCGCCGGAGCGGGAGGAGGGCCTCACGAGGAGGCTCCGGATGGTGATGGCCGAGTCGAGGTTGCCCTGGAAATCATGATACACCACGGCGCCCGCGTAGGGCCCGCGGCGCACGGGCTCGATGTCCGCGAGAATTTCCATCGCGCGAATCTTGGGCGCTCCCGTCACCGTGCCCGCGGGAAAACATGATGAAAAGGCGTCCCAGGGCGAGCGCGTCTTTCGGAGCCTTCCCTGGACCGACGTGACGATGTGCATGACATGGGAGAAGTATTCGATGTGCATGAAGTTTTTCACGGAGACGCTTCCCGGGGCCGCGACGCGCCCGATGTCGTTTCGCCCCAAATCCACGAGCATCAGGTGCTCGGCGCGCTCCTTGACGCTCGCCTGCAGGTTGCGCTCGAGGCGCCGGTCCTCCTCGTACGTGCGGCCCCGTGGGCGCGTGCCGGCGATGGGGCACGTCTCCAGCGTGCGTCCCTCCACGCGCACGAGCATCTCGGGCGACGCCCCCAGCACCACGTCGCGGCCCGTATTGAGATAGAACATGTACGGCGATGGGTTCACGGTGCGGAGCGCGCGGTAGATGGAAAAAGGCTCGGCGCGGACGGGAAGCGAAAATTGTTCCGACAGGACGCCCTGGAGAATGTCACCGGCGCGGATGTGGCGCTTGAGGCGGCGGACGCCCTCGCAAAAAGCGTCACGCCCCATCGCACCCTCGGTGGGGATCCGCGGGGTTCTGCCCCGACGCACCGGGGACTTGCCGGAGGCCGCGCGGGTGACAGCGCCGTCCTCGAGCCGGAGCAGGCGTTCGCGCATGGATTCGATCGAGTCGCCGGCCTCGCGGTGGGCGCGGCGCAAATCCTTGGAACGGTCGGTGATGACGTTTGATATAAGGAGAAGGCGGTGGCGGACGTGGTCGAAGGCGACGAGGGAGCGGAAAAGCATCAGGCACGCCTCGTCCTCGCCGCTCCGCGGCGGGCGCACGGGAATTTTTTCCAGATGACGAATCGCCTCGTAGGCCACGAAGCCCACGGCGCCGCCCGCGAAGCGGGGAAGCTCGGGGTCCTCGACGGCGTGAAAGCGCGAGAGGTACGCCCCGAGCGCGCGCAGGGGATTTCCTTCGGGCCCCGCTCCCTCCGGGGTGAGCGCGCGGCACTCGCCCGCTCGCTCGAGCCACGCCTGCCCGTCCCGGATGCGAAGCGTCTCGTAGGGCTCGATGCCGAGGAACGAATAGCGCGCCAGGCGGTCACCGCCCTCGACGCTCTCAAGAAGAAAGCTTCCGCCGTGCGGGGTCTTAGCGCGACCCGACCCCCGGCTTTCCAGCCGGGGGAGGGCAAGGCGCAGACACGCCGCCACGGGCGTCAGCGTGTCCGACGTCATCTCGAAAACCATCGGGATGACGTTCCCGCGCTGCGCTTTTTCCCGAAGAGCCTTCAGGCTCAACATTTCTTTTCTACCTGACATCAAATAAAAAACCCACCTTCTTCAAGGCGGGTCGGGTTTCGTTCAAGGGTCGCTAAACCGGCGTCAGAACGCACTCCACCCGCCCTGGCGATACCAGCACCAAAAATAATTGTTGGCCCCAGCGGGCTGCACGTCCATAACAAAACAGAATAGCGCATATTTCCGGGTTTGTCAAGAAAATCGCGTGTTTCTTCAAAAAAGGGCATTCTAGAACCGCCAGTCGGCCCGGGCGTTCAGGGCCAGGGCTTTTGCGGGGGAAAGGGCGCTGCGTCGTCCGAGTATGCCGCAGTAGGCGATCATGGCGCCGTTGTCGGTCGTAAGCTCGCGCGGCGGAAAGTAGGCCGGAACATCGAGCTCCTCGCCCAGCGTCGCGAAGCGCTCCCGCAGGTATCGGTTGACCGAGACGCCTCCCGAGACGGAGAGGCTTCGCGGCTTCATGCGCTTCGCGGCGCGCCTCGCCGTCCACCGGAGCATCTCGACGGCCGCTTCTTGAAACGACGCCGCCAAGTCGCAAATGTCCCCCCGCTCGAGGGCCTCCTCGTGCGAGGAGGCGGGGGCGATGTTCTTCGAGGCCACGTAGCGCGCGACGGCGCTCTTCAGCCCGCTGTAGGAGAAATCGTAGTTCACGGTCTTTCCGATCTTGGGATGCCTCGGTAGCTCGACGGCGTTTCCGTTTCCCTTGCACGCCAGCTTTTCGATGATGGGCCCCCCCGGATAGCCGAGCCCCAGGAGCTTGGAAACCTTGTCGTAGGCTTCGCCGACGGCGTCGTCGCGCGTCGTGCCGATGCGCGCGTAGCGGCGCGCGGAGCGTCTGCCGTTCTCGACGGTGTAGAGCGCCGTGTGGCCCCCAGAAACCACGAGGGCGAGCGAGGGAAGCTCCCTCTCCAGCCCGGGGTGCGCGAGGAAAACCGACTCGAGGTGGCCGTGGATGTGGTGGACCGAAACGAGCGGCAGCCCGTGTTGGTAGGCTAGGCCCTTGGCGAAGTTAACGCCCACGAGGAGGGCGCCCACGAGTCCCGGCCCCGCGGTCACGGCGACTCCATGGAGGCCGTCGACGCCCGCCCCGGCCTGCGAGAGCGCCGCCTCGACGACGGGGCCGATGCGCTCGATGTGCGCCCGCGAGGCCATCTCGGGCACCACGCCCCCGAACCGGGCGTGCAGGTCGATCTGCGAGGAGACGACGTTCGAGCGGATGAGGCACGTCCCGTCGGACGTCCGCTCCACGACGGCCGCGGAGGTCTCGTCGCACGAGGTGTCGATGCCGAGAAAGGTCATGGAAGGCCCGCGCCGGAATTTTGGTTGATTTTTCTTTTTCTGTCTTCTACCATGGCATGATAGAATAAGCGGCTGGCGATGCGAAAAACTGTGAACAGGAGAATGAGCTATGGCCTACATTATTGCTGAACCGTGCCTCGGGACCAAGGACACGGCGTGCGTCGAGGTCTGCCCCGTGGACTGCATCTACGACGCGGGCAAGATTCTTTACATCCATCCCGAGGAGTGCATCAACTGCGCCCTCTGTGAGCCGGCGTGCCCCGTGGACGCCGTCTTCGAGGAAAGCGCCACCCCGCCGCAGTGGGAGCACTACATCGAAGAGAACAGAAAATTCTTCGAAGACCATCCCGACTACGCCGACCGCGAAAAATATCCCATCAAGAAGGGCGAGGAGTACGAGCCTCCCTATTCGGGCTAGAGGTTCTTTCCGACGGCGGGGCCGGGGGACGGGTGTAATTTCCGCAGCGAAGCTGCGCGGCGAATAGCATTTCATCAGTTAGCTGCTTCATGCGGCTCCGAGTCCGGCGACGAGGGCGGCGCCCAGCGTTCGACCACGGCGGCCCCGACGGCGTCACCCCAGACGTTCACGGTGGTGCGGCAGCGGTCGAGGAGCCAGTCGATCGAGAGAATGCTCGCCATGCCCGCGGTGATGACCTCCTGCGGGTAGCCCACCGACGTGAGCACGATGAGCATCGTCACGAGGCCGGCTTCGGGGATTCCGGCCGCGCCGATGGCGGCAAGCGTCGCGGTAACGGCGATAATGAGCATTCCTCCCAAACCGATGTGAATGCCCGCCGCCACGGCGAAGGCTTGGCCGATGAACACGGCCGCGACTGCCTCGTAGAGGCCGGTGCCGTCCATGTTGACCGTGGCCCCGATGGGAAGGACGAACGTGGCCACGTCGGAGCGCACCCGGTTCCGCTCCGTGATGGAGCGGATGGTCACGGGAAGCGTCGCCGAGCTCGACGCGGTCGAAAAGGCCGTAAGCAGCGCCGGCGCCACCCCCGCCGCGTAGCGGTGCGGGGCGCGGCGGCCGAGAAAGTACAGAAGGAGCGGAAGCACCACGAGCGCGTGCACGGCGAGCCCGAGGAGAACCGTCGAGGCGTACCACCCGACGGCTGCGAGCTCGCGCCCGACGGCCGCACCGCCTCCCTGCTCTCCCAGGCGCCCCGCCACGAGGCCGAAGATGCCCACCGGCGCAGCGTACATCACGAGGCGCACCATAACCATGACGGCCTCGTTCGCGCCGAGGCAGAAATCGAGCACCGGTTTTCCCGCCTTCCCGAGCGTCGTGAGCACGCCCCCGAACACGAGGGCGAACACAATTAGGGGAAGGATTTGCTGCCGTGCCGCCGCGTCGAGAATGTTTTTTGGAAAGATCGAGAACAGGATGTCCTTGAGAGCGTCCGCGGGCGTTTTGCCCATGCTCTCTTCGATGCGGGAAGCCAAGGCGGGGTCGGTCAGGGCTGCGGCATGCTCTTGAAAGCCACGGCCGGGTTGAATGACGTTCACCAGGAGAAGGCCCACGAAAACCGCCGCAAGCGTCGTGAGTGCGTAGTAGGTGAGCGCCGCGCCGCCCGTGCGGCCGATTTTTCTCACGTCCCCGAGCGATGCGATGCCCGCGATCATCGAGAAAAAGACGAGGGGCACGATGAGGAGAAACAGCGCGTGCAGGAAAAGCTCGCCCAGGAACTTGACGCGCGCCATGGGCTCGCCGAAGATCCAGCCGCAGAGACCTCCCGCGAGCACCCCCGCGACGATGCCGTAGAAGATGAAGCGCTGTCCTCGTCCTTCCATCAGGGATGATTATACACGACGGAGGCGCCGCAGACGATTTTTCCTCAGCTTTCTCGGGTCAAAACGGGAAGCGCTTCAGGCCATGACCCCCGGCGGCCACTTCACCGAAGACCTGCGCCGTGAACGTCTCGATTTTCGTCTCGGGCTCCTTCCACGAGCCGGGCGAGAGGCCGGCCTTGAGGCAGGTATGCTCCAGAAATTCCTCGCGCTCCATCGCGTGCTCCACCGCCACCTGGGGAAGGAGAAGCCCCCGCCTCGCCCCCTGTTCCACGATAAGACCGTGCCGGCCGATGTCGACGTCTTCGGGGCGGGAAAGGGGGCGGGGGGACGAGAGGACCGAAATCTCGACGTGCAGGCGAGGCAACTCTTCGGCCCGAAGCGGCTCGAAGCGGAGGTCCTCGCTCGCGGCCATGCGGGCGCATTGGGAAACAACCTCGGCGAGGGGCCGCGTGGGTTGGATGTAACCGATGCAGCCGCGCAGTTCGCCGTCCACGCGAAGCGTCACGAAGGCGCCGCGCTTCGCCGAAAGAGGCGGCGTTTCCTTCACGGTCCGGCCGCCCCCGCTCCGTTCAAGCCATTGTTCGACGGCACCGCGCGCGGCGCCGAGCAGGCGCTTCTGTTCCGCGGGAAGAAGAAATTCCTCCGCCCCGTTGCACCGCGCGATGACGCGGCGCTCCGTGATGACGAAATCCATCGGCACGTCGTCTGGGGAAGCGGGAAGCGGCGCGTCGAGAATCTGGCATTCGTAGGCCAGCCCCGCGCGGGCGGCGGCGAGATTCTTCAAGAAGCGGTCGTAGTAGCCGCGGCCGAAACCGAGTCGGAAGCCGCGGGAGTCGAACGCGACTCCGGGCACGAGGACTAGCTCGAGAGATTCCGAATCGACGGGGCGGCGCTCGCGGGGCGCCTCGATGCCGAACGGGTCGCGCTCCATGGGATCGTCCGGGGACGTGAGCTCGCACGCAAGCAGCGCATCGCTCGAGGCGTCCACCGCCGGCACGGACACGCGCTTGCCCCGCGAAAGGGCGCCGCGCAGAATCGAGCGCGTTTCGACCTCCTCGGCCATGGAAAGATAGAGATGCAGACTCGCGGCGCGTTGAACCAGTGGAAAGCGCTCGACGCGGTCGAAAATCTCGGCGTTAAGCCGCCGACGCTCGGTATCCTCGAGGCGTTGGCGGGCGGTGCGGAAGCGCTTGCGCAGTGTCTCTTTCGAATCCACTGAATTGCCTCTTGACTTTTGCCAGCCGTTCCGTAGACTACTTTCGGTGGGGGCGCAACCATGGTAGCACATAATCGCCCGTGAAGGGAGGCGGCTGGTGTATCTCGTTCGGGAAATAGGAGTGCCATCGGTATGCCGTCGCTGAAAGAGCGGCTTGAGAGAATTGTCTCGGAGATGATTGAAAACGGCGTTAAACTCGACGAGGCGGTGCGAGACTTCGAGCGCAAGTACATTGCGATGGCCCT
The DNA window shown above is from Acidobacteriota bacterium and carries:
- a CDS encoding ferredoxin family protein, which encodes MAYIIAEPCLGTKDTACVEVCPVDCIYDAGKILYIHPEECINCALCEPACPVDAVFEESATPPQWEHYIEENRKFFEDHPDYADREKYPIKKGEEYEPPYSG
- the trpC gene encoding indole-3-glycerol phosphate synthase TrpC, whose translation is MSQPLVQRRSVVDKIVAATRARVEREKEKISRDALRTMNLEPRQPLDFAAPFREDGLHVIAEVKLATPSEGEIGKNLNPLDVANAYARNGAAAISVLTEPEFFQGNIDYLARIRRDVSVPLLMKDFFVDDYQVTQAWVYGADCVLLIVSVLGRDGLHDLLQAARELGLSALVEVHTEWETETALKEGAVLIGVNNRDLQTLKTDLEVSKRLARYAGRDGVVLISESGIRTREEMETLRGLGYRGFLVGTRLIKSGRPGAALAELLGREAA
- the trpD gene encoding anthranilate phosphoribosyltransferase, with product MSEFRKALETVFEKKSLGREGAREAMAFLISGEATDAQIGAFLGAMRTKGATAEELAGFVEGMRRAAVKLEVSREPLIDTCGTGGDGMGSFNFSTAAAFVAAGAGVAVAKHGNRAVSSRSGSADVLEALGVPLDLPAEQAREALERHGFAFLFAPLYHPAMKHVGKPRKELGVRTVFNLLGPLANPAGVRRQVVGIYDAAFAETYARVLGLLGAEAALVVHGEDGMDELTLAGKTTVHRLEGGKVSREEVSPEDVGLARAPAEALRGGSAQENAKKLEAVLRGEEKGPLRDGALFNAAAALCVAGVANTIKEGVEEARKSVDSGGAARVLEALRGTRKEGAS
- a CDS encoding phosphoribosylanthranilate isomerase, whose amino-acid sequence is MVIKICGVTRKEDALLAVDLGAWAVGFNFYEKSPRCVTVEQAASMAARLPLGVRRVGVFVNAGRSAIERTVVRAGLDMIQLHGDEPPDMCRNWPCEVIKAMPLSSGEDAERLAAYKVYLHLADSGTGDAYGGTGKLSDWKLAAEAAARHRLLLAGGLTPENVAEAVRAVRPFGVDVASGVEREPGVKDASKMKAFFTAAREAAKETKS
- a CDS encoding chorismate-binding protein encodes the protein MLSLKALREKAQRGNVIPMVFEMTSDTLTPVAACLRLALPRLESRGSGRAKTPHGGSFLLESVEGGDRLARYSFLGIEPYETLRIRDGQAWLERAGECRALTPEGAGPEGNPLRALGAYLSRFHAVEDPELPRFAGGAVGFVAYEAIRHLEKIPVRPPRSGEDEACLMLFRSLVAFDHVRHRLLLISNVITDRSKDLRRAHREAGDSIESMRERLLRLEDGAVTRAASGKSPVRRGRTPRIPTEGAMGRDAFCEGVRRLKRHIRAGDILQGVLSEQFSLPVRAEPFSIYRALRTVNPSPYMFYLNTGRDVVLGASPEMLVRVEGRTLETCPIAGTRPRGRTYEEDRRLERNLQASVKERAEHLMLVDLGRNDIGRVAAPGSVSVKNFMHIEYFSHVMHIVTSVQGRLRKTRSPWDAFSSCFPAGTVTGAPKIRAMEILADIEPVRRGPYAGAVVYHDFQGNLDSAITIRSLLVRPSSRSGGREAVVQAGAGVVADSRPEREWQEVLSKSGAMFEAIRLAENAI
- a CDS encoding dicarboxylate/amino acid:cation symporter — translated: MEGRGQRFIFYGIVAGVLAGGLCGWIFGEPMARVKFLGELFLHALFLLIVPLVFFSMIAGIASLGDVRKIGRTGGAALTYYALTTLAAVFVGLLLVNVIQPGRGFQEHAAALTDPALASRIEESMGKTPADALKDILFSIFPKNILDAAARQQILPLIVFALVFGGVLTTLGKAGKPVLDFCLGANEAVMVMVRLVMYAAPVGIFGLVAGRLGEQGGGAAVGRELAAVGWYASTVLLGLAVHALVVLPLLLYFLGRRAPHRYAAGVAPALLTAFSTASSSATLPVTIRSITERNRVRSDVATFVLPIGATVNMDGTGLYEAVAAVFIGQAFAVAAGIHIGLGGMLIIAVTATLAAIGAAGIPEAGLVTMLIVLTSVGYPQEVITAGMASILSIDWLLDRCRTTVNVWGDAVGAAVVERWAPPSSPDSEPHEAAN
- the amrA gene encoding AmmeMemoRadiSam system protein A, with product MDSKETLRKRFRTARQRLEDTERRRLNAEIFDRVERFPLVQRAASLHLYLSMAEEVETRSILRGALSRGKRVSVPAVDASSDALLACELTSPDDPMERDPFGIEAPRERRPVDSESLELVLVPGVAFDSRGFRLGFGRGYYDRFLKNLAAARAGLAYECQILDAPLPASPDDVPMDFVITERRVIARCNGAEEFLLPAEQKRLLGAARGAVEQWLERSGGGRTVKETPPLSAKRGAFVTLRVDGELRGCIGYIQPTRPLAEVVSQCARMAASEDLRFEPLRAEELPRLHVEISVLSSPRPLSRPEDVDIGRHGLIVEQGARRGLLLPQVAVEHAMEREEFLEHTCLKAGLSPGSWKEPETKIETFTAQVFGEVAAGGHGLKRFPF
- the tsaD gene encoding tRNA (adenosine(37)-N6)-threonylcarbamoyltransferase complex transferase subunit TsaD, whose protein sequence is MTFLGIDTSCDETSAAVVERTSDGTCLIRSNVVSSQIDLHARFGGVVPEMASRAHIERIGPVVEAALSQAGAGVDGLHGVAVTAGPGLVGALLVGVNFAKGLAYQHGLPLVSVHHIHGHLESVFLAHPGLERELPSLALVVSGGHTALYTVENGRRSARRYARIGTTRDDAVGEAYDKVSKLLGLGYPGGPIIEKLACKGNGNAVELPRHPKIGKTVNYDFSYSGLKSAVARYVASKNIAPASSHEEALERGDICDLAASFQEAAVEMLRWTARRAAKRMKPRSLSVSGGVSVNRYLRERFATLGEELDVPAYFPPRELTTDNGAMIAYCGILGRRSALSPAKALALNARADWRF
- a CDS encoding aminodeoxychorismate/anthranilate synthase component II; translated protein: MILLIDNYDSFTYNLYQYLYELGGRLRVVRNDKVTVKEIEKMRPEKIIISPGPGTPDDAGVSVDVVRALGAKVPTLGVCLGHQAVGRAYGGRITRARRLMHGKTSEIRHDGKGIFRGVANPFTATRYHSLVVARKRFPKELVLVAQAEDGTVQALRHRKHPVFGVQFHPESIMTTEGKKILRNFLEVTS